In Flavobacterium lacustre, a genomic segment contains:
- a CDS encoding glycosyltransferase family 2 protein, giving the protein MIHDKQPVISFVSPVYKAEKILERLVDEIHKVMLLIGTPYEIILVDDRSPDKSWDVMKQLCREFPVVKSIRLSRNFGQHPAIMAGLAHAKGEWVVVLDCDLQDQPKEVLKLYTKAQEGFDIVLAKRKNRQDSFFKKMTSFVFSKIYGFFTDTQYDNEVANFGIYHSKVIASILEISDSIKFFPLFVKFVGYHSTSIIVEHGPREEGNSSYSLSKLISLAFNSIISFSNKPLKLFVKFGLIISLISFLFGLYNVYLTLTHQIEVLGYSSIIVSIWFLSGIVITTIGVTGIYVGKIFDQTKDRPTYLIDEEI; this is encoded by the coding sequence ATGATACACGATAAGCAGCCCGTAATTTCTTTTGTAAGTCCCGTTTATAAAGCAGAAAAGATACTTGAACGATTGGTTGATGAAATCCATAAAGTGATGTTATTAATTGGTACTCCCTATGAAATTATATTAGTTGATGACAGAAGTCCTGATAAAAGCTGGGACGTAATGAAACAATTGTGTCGAGAATTTCCGGTGGTGAAGAGCATTCGATTAAGTCGTAATTTTGGTCAACACCCCGCAATTATGGCTGGTTTAGCCCATGCAAAAGGAGAATGGGTTGTGGTGTTAGATTGTGATTTGCAGGATCAACCTAAAGAAGTACTAAAACTGTATACTAAAGCACAAGAAGGATTTGATATTGTTTTAGCTAAAAGAAAAAACAGACAGGATAGCTTTTTTAAAAAAATGACATCATTTGTTTTTTCAAAGATTTATGGATTTTTTACGGATACACAATATGATAATGAAGTAGCAAATTTTGGTATTTATCATTCTAAAGTAATTGCGTCTATTTTAGAAATTTCGGATTCAATTAAATTTTTTCCATTATTTGTGAAATTTGTCGGATATCATTCCACATCAATTATTGTTGAACATGGACCAAGAGAAGAAGGAAACTCCAGTTATAGTCTATCTAAATTAATAAGTCTGGCTTTTAATTCCATCATTTCATTTTCTAATAAACCCTTAAAATTATTTGTTAAGTTTGGTTTAATTATTTCTTTGATTTCCTTTCTATTTGGTCTTTATAATGTTTATTTGACGTTAACTCACCAAATAGAAGTCTTAGGGTATAGCTCAATTATTGTTTCTATTTGGTTCTTGTCAGGTATAGTAATTACAACCATAGGGGTGACAGGAATTTATGTGGGTAAAATCTTTGATCAAACTAAAGATAGGCCTACATACCTTATAGATGAGGAAATATAA
- a CDS encoding GNAT family N-acetyltransferase — MKWDSTFFSKKIGLLDLKDNCQNIEDLNPDDWDLIYLVSDEDFSLDIKKFITTYSETKVVFSKRIVSVNEVIDKNISVADNNSKNQIYPLALESGKFSRFNLDQNFSKADFNNLYYKWVDNSFYKKYADAVLVYQLENKIIGFVTYTISEGFATIGLIAVNPLYQGNRIGRKLINAVEIELIRCQIRELRIPTQFHNKNACEFYVKLGYKIIEKKIIKHYWRV; from the coding sequence TTGAAATGGGATTCCACTTTTTTTTCAAAAAAAATTGGTTTATTGGACTTAAAAGATAATTGTCAAAATATTGAAGACCTGAATCCAGATGATTGGGATTTAATTTATTTAGTAAGCGATGAAGACTTCTCTTTAGATATCAAAAAATTCATTACGACTTATTCAGAAACTAAGGTTGTTTTTTCAAAAAGGATAGTATCAGTAAATGAGGTGATTGATAAAAATATTAGTGTTGCCGATAATAATAGTAAAAATCAAATTTATCCTCTGGCATTAGAAAGTGGAAAGTTTAGCCGATTTAATTTAGATCAAAACTTTTCAAAGGCAGACTTTAATAACTTATATTACAAATGGGTCGATAATTCTTTTTATAAAAAGTATGCAGATGCCGTTTTAGTTTATCAATTAGAAAATAAGATTATAGGTTTTGTCACGTATACGATTTCAGAGGGTTTTGCAACTATTGGTTTAATTGCTGTTAATCCTCTATATCAAGGTAACAGAATAGGGAGGAAACTTATAAATGCAGTTGAGATTGAATTGATTAGGTGTCAGATTCGAGAATTAAGAATTCCAACTCAATTTCATAATAAAAATGCATGTGAATTTTATGTGAAATTAGGATATAAAATAATTGAAAAAAAGATAATCAAACATTATTGGAGAGTATGA
- a CDS encoding acyltransferase family protein: protein MEIKKQFFLNGLNELRAIAALSVTYHHIEMHNGLNSIYKKYNYITYFTGNLGKNGVFLFFVLSGFLITYLLLKEKETNGTVLLKKFFFRRAYRIWPLYYLIFIISVIVIPLLAINFDIFKEDSLSYNQILNTHNYGIKSVVFYLFLMPNVALYSGYFITGCSQAWSVGVEEQFYIIWPFFILLFNKRRILQIFFSVLVLFPVFIFLAKNDYVLYPFSVIIKSIPFHFMAIGSIGGYFFFYKKHIIERYTKSKTSYFFLLCLILIFLFYPIFINEIQDVSLSFLFLILILFSINDENPWVFKNQCFSYLGKISFGIYMYHTLVMFLVFPFVNKYVVNFQAGIYYNILLYPLIFIITILFSSLSYKYFESKFIKIKDSKFKVL from the coding sequence ATGGAAATAAAAAAACAATTTTTTTTAAATGGGTTGAATGAATTGAGGGCAATTGCTGCTTTATCTGTTACATATCATCATATTGAAATGCATAATGGATTGAATTCAATTTATAAGAAATATAATTATATTACTTATTTTACAGGTAACTTAGGTAAGAACGGAGTCTTTTTATTTTTTGTTTTAAGCGGATTTTTAATAACTTATTTATTATTGAAAGAAAAAGAAACGAATGGAACAGTTCTGTTAAAAAAATTCTTTTTTAGGCGAGCATACAGAATATGGCCATTATATTATTTAATTTTTATAATATCGGTTATTGTAATACCATTATTAGCTATCAATTTTGATATTTTTAAAGAGGATTCTTTGTCGTATAATCAAATTTTAAACACTCATAATTATGGAATTAAGAGTGTGGTTTTTTATTTATTTTTAATGCCAAACGTAGCGTTATATTCAGGATACTTCATCACAGGATGCTCACAAGCTTGGTCCGTAGGTGTTGAAGAACAGTTCTATATAATTTGGCCGTTTTTTATTTTACTTTTTAATAAAAGAAGAATTCTTCAGATTTTTTTTAGCGTTTTGGTTTTATTTCCTGTTTTTATTTTTTTAGCAAAAAATGATTATGTGCTGTATCCATTTTCGGTAATAATAAAGTCTATTCCGTTTCATTTTATGGCTATAGGCTCCATTGGAGGTTATTTTTTCTTTTATAAAAAACATATAATTGAAAGATATACAAAATCAAAAACCTCCTATTTTTTCTTGCTGTGTCTTATTTTAATATTTCTTTTTTATCCAATTTTTATTAATGAAATTCAAGATGTAAGTTTAAGTTTCCTTTTTTTAATCTTAATTTTATTTTCTATCAATGATGAAAATCCTTGGGTATTTAAAAATCAGTGTTTTTCTTATTTAGGTAAGATTTCATTTGGAATATATATGTATCATACATTGGTAATGTTTCTCGTTTTTCCTTTTGTCAATAAATATGTGGTCAACTTTCAAGCAGGTATCTATTACAACATTTTGTTATACCCATTAATTTTTATAATCACAATATTATTTAGTTCTTTGTCTTACAAATATTTTGAATCAAAATTTATTAAAATTAAAGATTCTAAATTTAAGGTACTTTGA
- the rffA gene encoding dTDP-4-amino-4,6-dideoxygalactose transaminase: MIPFNKPYFTGKETQYIEDAVRKGKISGNGYYTQLCHDFFERRYGFNKCLLTTSCTDALEMAALLIDIKEGDEVIMPSYTFVSTANAFVLRGATIVFADSRADHPGMDEDSIERLITAKTKAIVPVHYAGVSCDMDKIMDLATAYHLYVIEDAAQAIDSFYTGKDGIKKPLGSIGHLAAFSFHETKNIISGEGGMLVVNDNQFAAKAEIIWEKGTNRSSFFRGEVDKYGWVAVGSSFLPSEIIAAFLWAQLENMDAIQQVRKLHWEHYNTALLNWARQNEIQLPLIPSYASNNGHMFYVVCQSIEQRQTIIEKLQRKKILSVFHYISLHSSSFYADKHTGGVLNQSDRYSNCLLRLPLFYELNPQQIIDAL; this comes from the coding sequence ATGATTCCATTCAACAAGCCCTATTTTACGGGTAAAGAGACCCAATATATTGAGGATGCTGTCAGAAAAGGCAAGATTTCCGGTAACGGGTATTACACCCAGTTGTGTCATGATTTTTTTGAACGTCGCTATGGGTTCAATAAATGTTTGTTGACGACTTCCTGTACCGATGCGCTGGAGATGGCCGCGCTATTGATTGATATAAAAGAAGGAGATGAGGTTATTATGCCTTCTTATACTTTTGTTTCTACAGCAAATGCTTTTGTTCTTCGTGGTGCAACCATCGTTTTTGCCGACAGCAGGGCAGACCATCCCGGGATGGATGAAGATTCTATTGAACGATTGATAACGGCTAAAACCAAAGCAATTGTCCCTGTGCATTATGCAGGTGTCTCCTGTGATATGGATAAAATAATGGATTTAGCTACAGCGTATCATTTGTATGTTATAGAAGATGCAGCACAGGCTATTGACAGTTTTTATACCGGAAAAGACGGAATAAAAAAGCCATTAGGTTCTATAGGGCATTTAGCTGCTTTTTCTTTTCATGAGACTAAAAATATTATTTCAGGCGAAGGAGGTATGCTGGTTGTTAATGATAATCAGTTTGCAGCAAAGGCAGAAATTATTTGGGAAAAAGGGACTAATCGTTCCTCTTTTTTTAGAGGTGAAGTTGATAAATATGGTTGGGTGGCTGTAGGGTCCAGTTTTTTGCCTTCGGAAATTATCGCAGCTTTTCTTTGGGCACAATTAGAGAATATGGATGCTATTCAGCAGGTTCGTAAACTGCATTGGGAGCATTATAATACGGCCTTGCTAAATTGGGCCAGGCAAAATGAAATTCAATTGCCTCTTATTCCATCTTATGCCAGCAATAATGGTCATATGTTTTATGTTGTTTGTCAGTCTATTGAGCAGCGACAAACGATTATTGAAAAACTCCAACGAAAAAAAATACTTTCCGTTTTTCATTACATCAGCCTGCATAGTAGTTCTTTTTATGCGGATAAACATACCGGTGGGGTATTAAATCAATCGGACAGGTATTCTAATTGTTTGTTGCGTTTGCCATTATTTTATGAATTAAATCCTCAACAAATTATAGACGCATTATGA
- a CDS encoding glycosyltransferase family protein, which yields MKIIQVLNIPNFYSSYYLLGLSQMYNVQFKMDSRFTKFNNKPLLIFKVDDNIVVIDTDNPTGVHSELYELASVYFVTNKLINHDSYKQPKVKPLYPHYPVNIVLLYCRIFGLGLFRYLKFKEVLQQIYILWRRPLYIQYKKKFRKDNFIFFSSNIWKKEPETNQIRAEFIRFCKADRRITFKGGFIPRSDGHNYGFDNELNHEKYSPKLFSKLSASSKIVLNNPAVCGAVSWRLAEYLNQGLFVLSFPFKIELPQNFRQDTEVRFIEHVTEYKAIFDTIIANPAYHEAVAANGKFYFDTYCTPQAQAKYVVEFVFNSPPNLVADPKNNS from the coding sequence ATGAAGATAATACAAGTATTGAATATTCCTAATTTTTATTCTTCCTACTATTTGTTAGGATTGAGTCAAATGTATAACGTCCAATTCAAAATGGATTCTCGTTTTACTAAGTTCAATAATAAGCCATTACTGATTTTTAAGGTTGATGACAACATTGTTGTAATTGATACTGACAATCCAACCGGGGTACATTCAGAATTATATGAATTAGCCAGCGTTTACTTTGTGACGAATAAGCTTATTAATCATGATTCTTACAAACAACCCAAAGTTAAACCACTTTACCCTCACTATCCCGTTAATATTGTGTTACTTTATTGTCGTATTTTTGGATTAGGGTTATTCCGTTATTTGAAATTTAAAGAGGTGCTGCAACAGATTTATATTCTTTGGAGAAGGCCTTTATATATTCAGTATAAAAAAAAATTTAGAAAAGATAATTTTATTTTTTTCTCTTCTAATATTTGGAAAAAAGAACCCGAAACCAATCAAATTCGTGCGGAATTTATTCGTTTTTGTAAAGCTGATCGCAGAATAACTTTTAAAGGCGGATTCATACCGCGCTCTGATGGCCATAATTACGGATTTGATAATGAGCTTAATCATGAAAAATATTCACCGAAGCTATTTTCAAAGCTAAGTGCCTCCTCTAAAATAGTTTTAAATAATCCCGCAGTTTGTGGAGCAGTGAGCTGGAGACTAGCGGAGTATTTAAATCAGGGTTTGTTTGTTTTGTCATTTCCTTTTAAAATTGAGTTGCCTCAAAATTTTAGACAGGATACTGAAGTGCGTTTTATCGAACATGTAACGGAATATAAAGCGATTTTCGATACCATAATAGCTAATCCAGCCTATCATGAAGCAGTAGCTGCAAATGGTAAATTTTATTTTGATACCTATTGCACTCCTCAAGCACAAGCAAAATATGTAGTTGAGTTTGTATTTAATAGCCCACCAAATTTAGTAGCTGATCCCAAAAATAATAGTTAA
- a CDS encoding glycosyltransferase has protein sequence MKFVIFTHVPHSQADNLYYAYAPYVREMNIWGKQVDELLVVAPFVSGKATAIDSPYEHQHLHLIPVPSFDLLSVQAVLLTLFKLPGLLWTIFKAMQNADHIHLRCPGNIGLLGCLVQILFPNTPKTAKYAGNWDPKSQQPWTYRMQKWILSSTFLTKNMQVLVYGEWEGSSPNITPFFTATYSEAEQVPFGSKDLKMPISFVFVGALVSGKNPLYAIQFVETLLKKGYDVQLHLYGEGVERVALERYILARQLEKAIVLMGNQSKAVVQQAYQDSHFVLLPSASEGWPKAIAEGMFWGCVPIATSVSCVPFMLDYGTRGILLEMNLEKDADQMEIILNNQSVFDAKQSAAAAWSRIYTSDLLESEIKKLLHS, from the coding sequence ATGAAGTTTGTAATATTCACCCATGTTCCCCATTCACAAGCGGATAATCTGTATTATGCTTATGCGCCTTATGTTCGTGAAATGAATATATGGGGTAAACAGGTTGATGAACTGCTCGTTGTAGCTCCTTTTGTTTCCGGTAAAGCAACAGCCATTGACAGTCCTTACGAACATCAGCACCTACACTTAATTCCTGTTCCAAGTTTTGATTTATTATCGGTACAAGCTGTTTTGCTCACTTTATTTAAACTTCCCGGTTTACTTTGGACTATTTTTAAAGCGATGCAAAATGCGGATCATATTCATTTGCGGTGTCCCGGAAATATTGGTTTGTTGGGATGTTTGGTTCAAATTTTATTTCCCAATACTCCCAAAACGGCGAAATATGCCGGTAACTGGGATCCCAAATCCCAGCAGCCTTGGACGTATCGGATGCAAAAATGGATTTTGAGCAGTACCTTTTTGACCAAGAATATGCAGGTGTTAGTGTATGGAGAATGGGAAGGCAGCTCTCCCAATATTACCCCTTTTTTTACGGCTACTTATTCAGAAGCGGAGCAAGTTCCTTTTGGTTCAAAAGATTTAAAAATGCCGATTTCCTTTGTCTTTGTCGGGGCTTTAGTCTCCGGTAAAAATCCATTGTACGCGATTCAATTCGTGGAGACTCTTTTGAAAAAGGGATATGATGTGCAGTTGCATTTGTATGGGGAGGGTGTTGAACGTGTGGCATTAGAGCGCTATATTTTAGCCCGACAATTGGAAAAGGCAATTGTATTGATGGGGAACCAGTCTAAAGCAGTTGTACAGCAGGCGTATCAGGACAGTCATTTTGTTTTGTTGCCCTCTGCCAGTGAAGGTTGGCCAAAAGCCATTGCCGAAGGAATGTTTTGGGGGTGTGTTCCTATCGCAACCTCAGTTTCCTGTGTGCCATTTATGTTGGATTATGGTACAAGGGGGATTTTGCTGGAAATGAATCTTGAAAAAGATGCGGACCAAATGGAAATTATTCTAAACAATCAGTCGGTTTTTGATGCTAAGCAAAGCGCTGCCGCTGCTTGGTCGAGAAT